GTTAGATGAGGCACTTTTTGATGTTGACTGGGGATCATTTTACTTCACTACACAAGTTACCCCTGTCAAAAACTCTTCATCTGTGGTGCTCGCTGACCAAGCTAAACCAGTCAATGCCACCCAAGAGAACCCCCCGGCAGTTGATCCAAAGACTACCAATGATCCCGAAGATGATCCTATAGATGATGATTACTCTTGTTACTCTCCAAACACTCTTGTCTCGTGGGCCAACCACAACCCGTGGGAGAGTGAGCTTAGCCCAGAACCACTCAGCACTGAAATTGAATATGGCACTCCAAGATCGTTTCTTGACTAAAAAGTGGTGTTTACGTGAAGTTACTAGTATGTGTGTGAAAAAAAATGTGTCCCAATTTTCCCTCTCTCATGCGATATAGGGGCTACTTTCCTTATCCTATGTTGTTTACCATATCTAGTGTTAAAGTTATTATGTACTCAACTATTGTGTTAAATCTATGTTTTTCCAATCTATGTTATTCAAAAAATCGTGTCGTTATTATATGATTTAAACAAATACTGACTTCTAACATAacgaaaaactaaaaaaaaagttGATATCTTAAAAAAGCTTACATAAGTTACACACTTTaggaaaaaataataaataaaaaagagtcacgtgatcaaatctaaaaaaaacatacaacGTTGTCGTGAAAAAAAAAGATATTCAAGCAACCTTCAACAAAAGCACATGATCAAACACACATAgagcaaaaatgtacaaaaatctcagtgaaaaaaaaatgtaacacagatacagcaaaaatgtacaaaaatctgaggcaaaaaaaaaaattgtaacatGGTAAAAACATAACCAAAAAATCCATAACATATAAAATTCTCAGATTCAACACAGCAAAAGTCTACATAAATCTGAGGggaaaaaatgtaacatggtaaaaacaaaaccaaaaaatccATAACATAGAAAATTCTCAGATTCAACCAAACATAAACAAGTACATACTACAAATGTCACTAACATACTAACAAGGATAATCCAACTAAGTACCACCTATTTCTTAATCACAACAAACAATGCTAACAAGTAAGCTGCCAATCACTAACGCTAATATCAGTAACCATATAACCCTCTTCTTCTTCTGAATTTCTTGCTCACGGGTAAACAGTTGACCGTAAGCACATCGGTGGGTCGACCCAACCAATGAAAGGGCAGTTGCTGAGCTACATTAAAATAATGGGGATAAAACACGATTAGAACATACATTTACTTATTAAATCAGGGTTTGAATTTTTTACCTTAAACGGACATGACTAGAACCTTCTTCCTGGGTTATCATCTGTCCATGATGTCCGGATGGTAGCAATCCTCCCACATGAACACCTTTTCATCTTTTTTGAGAGGTAGATGAATTGTATAGAAAAAAGAGAGATAAGAAAATCATATATTTGAATATAGTTTGGGTAGTTGGATATACACATTATGTATGCTGAAACTATTTATAATGAAAAAATAAACTTTGGGGGTGGATGGTGGTGATTAGATATGAAAGTAAATGACAAATTAAATGCATCACCAGATAAAAAGGAGAAAGTAACAAAAAGATACATCTTGTTATATGTATTCTATAAAAATGTATCTACAACTTGACCATGTAAAAAGTTGTTACTTCATCCAGATATGTTATCTCTTTAAGAAAAAACGGCTtgtgttttgtaaaaaaaaacatacaaaaacaaaaaaaaaactacaaactACTATATGTGCTTAGATTTTTTTTGTTACTGGTTTTTGTAACGAAATGGGTCATTTTCTAACTAATTATATACGTAAGATGGATGTAACGTCCAAAATATGTAACATGGTataaacaaaaccaaaaaatccATAAGATAGAAAAATCTCAGATTCAACACAGCAAAAATCTACAAAAATCTCAGggaaaaaaaatgtaacatggtaaAAACAAAACCTAAAAATCCATAGCATAGAAAATTCTCAGCTTCAACCAAACATCAACAAGTACATACTAACGAAAATGTCATTAGCATACTAACAAGGATAATCCAACTAAGTACCACCTATTTCTTAATCTCAACAAACAATGCAAAAACCTCAACAAACAACGTTTACTTCTCACCCAAAAGCTGTACATTTTATTAAACTGAAAAAAAATATCACTCACTTGCAAACTCTGAAGAAATGAGTTCAGGATCTTCAACAACTCTACTCTCACCCAATGCATCTTTAtcttcattaaatgcaaaatcaAGTAAAAGATTATGTGGGACAACATTTAAGGGTGAACCCGGATGATCATTGAGTGTCCCCGTACCACCGACAACAGTCGGAGGTTGTTGGCTATTCAAATCAGCCATGTTAAATGCAAAAAGTCTTCAATGGTGGTGAGTATggtttctttctttctctctaatTTCTGGTTGGAATAAATGATATGTGAGAAATGGAGATGGATATGTAATAAAGAAGATAGGTGAAAGAGGAGAGAGATTATACAAGTACAAGTATTAAATGGGAGAAAGTTGAAAAGAAGAAAAGTCTGCACACGCAGACTTACACATCTCATCCTctcaaaagtttaaaacaaaTGGACGATTATGCCCTTCTTTCTTCTCAAACAAATATCAAATGTGGATCAATCCTAGCCACATGTAGAGTTTTCTGGGTTTTCTCAACTGGAATGGgttttctcattataattagcctatatatatatgtagggttgGGTTCATTTCATTTTAGAACTCAGAACCGCTAATAAACaattgttttatttatatatttttatatttaacatTATTTAAGgatatattatatgtatttttatgattacatataTGAAAAAACAGATTATTTATGTGTAATAACTAAATTACATATGTGTAAAggaactagtttacatatgtgtaaatgaACCAAATTACGTatatgtaattataaaattacatatgaAAAAATGATAAAACTACTCTTAACACACATGGAatcataataaatgataaaaaataCCCTTAAACaatgttaaatataaaatattagTAGAAtaattgtttattaggagttctatAAGTTCTGCAATTCTTTAGTGTTGAAAATTGACCTAATGTGCTTCACGGTGAAATTTGTTCTTATTCTTATGGGAATTTAGATTAGAAGTTAATTATGAATGTGTGTGTAGGTGTGTTGCGGagttatttgttttttattttgatttattaTATTAATTTGGTAAGTTTTGGTGTGAATTGCAGCTAGAATCTCTGCTATTTCTCAATTTCCATCGTCAACTGGTGTGCAGCAGATTGGGACGAGTTTCGTCTGCGATTCGCCCTTTGGTAAGTTTGTGAATGTGGATTCGAATGCTATGAAATAGTGTTGTTTTGGTCGTAGTAGTGTTAGTTGTGAATTTGAATGCTATGAAAATTATCTTGTGAGTTTATGTAACTCATGTGAGTTCTGAAAATGAAAATTGAACCATTTCATGTCAACTCTTAAACCAATTCCACATGTAAGTACTAAGTATAAAACAACTATATTTTGCAAAAACACTCACCCCTCTTGGATGTTTTATTTATCAATATCTTTTATGATCTTGAACATTTGTTTCTCACAAGCCACACAAGTTTCAAGCAACTGCTTTTGATCATCAGCTAAACACGACGCTTCAAGAAGAGAATTCGCAAAACCAATTCCACGCAACGGGTTCTTGATCTGGTGACAAATGTAAGCTAATTCTTTCATTCTAATATAGCTTTTCTTTTCTTGTTGCATTTGTACTTTAACAAGTTGTTGCAACTCAGAACTCGCGATTTGTAAAAAGCAGAACGCGCCGATAGCTGCTCCAGCCGTGTTAAGTCTTTTGTTCCTGGTTAAAAGAACCTGAACATGATTACCGTGTTTATCAAAGAACGAAAACGGGTATCTGCCAGTGTCTTGACCGCCGATCGCATTATGCAAAAGGATCATGAACTTTGTTAAAGAGTCCGGGCCTTTTAGATGATAAAAGCTTCCGAAAATCTCTCCCACCAATGTTTTCCCAATGTTGTCTGCTCGGGCCCATCCGGTTAGCCTCTCCATCGTAGGGTTTCACTCGGAGCAACACATGTTCTCGTCGGATGCAAAGATTGGTGGAATTAGCGCGCTCGGGTTGTGAACAATGGCCTTGTAGTCCTGCCTTTAATTTGGATGAATTTGTCCATGACCACCTTTTGGCGCGTGATGTCTTGGCCCACGAAGCAGACACTGACTATGTTTTGGGCGTAATCTTTGCTAGAACAAGCGTTGACAATCACAAAAACCGCGGTTCCTTCTGTTGATAAGCCGAAGGTCCTTAGTTTGATCTCCACATTTTGATCTTCTTGACCTGTGTTAGTTCAgaatagggatgagcaaatggtaccgggtaccgataccgaatttACTGAACCGGGTACATTTTTGGTActaattcggtaccgacttttgacattttcggtactagtccggtacggtaccggtccggtacggtaccggtcCGGAACGGTACCGGTCCGGAACGGTACCGGTCCGGAACGGTACCGGTCCGGAACGGTACCGGTCCGGAACGGTACCGGTCCTATTTGGTACCGGTTTTTACactaaaataccggtaccgtaccgggtatattcggtaccgtaccagtacccacttttggggattttcggtaccggttcggtaccgaacGGGTACCATGCTCATCCCTAGTTCAGAATAATAGTTAGAACGGGTCAAGATGCCTGGGTCAGTGTGGTTAGGATGAAACAGGCTAGTAGTTAGAACGGGTTGAAACAGGCCGCGTTGACCAAATACTTCATTTTTTATGAGTTGACATTAGACTTCGGTGAGTTTTAACCTGTTTGACATGTTCCTCTTTTAGCTATTATTTATGACTTGGTTGAGAACGGGTTCATGTCAATACGGGTCTGAGCAAAATGAATTCGGGTCAAATTAAGTAAAGAATTGATCATTATTATAATAATGTTTTGTAATCATAATTCTTAACTAACATAAATCATTGggaataaaaaataaataaataggtTGTTTGCAGGTCAACATAATCGGGTTGTTTCGACCTAGACCAAAAATGACCTGTTTTAACCCGAACGCATATTGACCCCCTACCAACCCGCCAGCCCGTTAACACAACCCAGAATTCGGTATGAGAACAGATAGTACCTCTTAACGCCTGATACAAAAGATTAGCAACGGTTTCTTCTGATTCCTTATAAACAAGATCTTGAACCAATGATTTCCCCATCGCATTCTCAACCGACAAGCCCGTCAACTCTGCCACTTTCGTATTCCACCCATTTATTCTCCCCTCAACATCAACTGTGAGTATAGGCACAATCGCAGTCTCAATCAACCTAACCATTTCATGGGCCACCAAGCTAATCTCATCCACATCGTGCATCTTGGGCTCTTTAACTTGTGTACTAACAACACCTTTCGAGTTATATTCATCCACATCTTTGAAAGAATCTCTCAAGATTaactgtaatgaatgaattgcaTCCATTTCAGTATTCTCCCATGGCAAACTCCTACTCTTCACCACTTCTAAAAACGCGTTAAACGAAGACCGCGGATGCATTCATTGACTCTCGTCTTTATCTTCCGCATGATGTTTAGCCTCACCCCATTTGATCTCTTTTGTTGTGTTTGATCTGAACCAGAATAATATATTTTTTGAGGTAAAGTAAGCCACTGCCATCCCACAAACCGCGTCCCCTAGACCCGCAGCGCCCGGGTAACCCGCATCGGCTAAACTATCCGTGCTTAAACCGGTTGAGTCTTGGTGACACGCAGCTAGCCACTCGACGATATCTTTGATTTGAGTCTTGGTGACACACGACGAGTCCCCATAGTCGCATTGACGGTCTTTGGCCCGTGTTTTCGTCATCTAGCCTGTTAAACCATATGATTGCTACTAGACTAATAATGATTACATATACAATATACTATCATCTATTACGGATTGTTtatctatgcagttaatgcggtaaaatatcggatatcggtcaaggaccgatatttgagatacaTGTTTTTTATGTGTGTTGTTTGCTTCTGGTTATTTTTATGTTTGGTAAGTCCTATATATTGTATGTAGGATTAGTCGGTACTTACAATCTAATTGTATGATGCATTGTGTTAAAGAGAtgtcttgtttttcttttttaaagtGAACTTTGGGACTTTTCTATGGATGATCAAATACTCCGTATAATTCATGTTGTGCGAGCTAGACAATTGCAAGTAGCTGGACTAATTTGCGCATTGTACAAGAAGGGATGTTACGTGACCTTTCATTACACTAGATTGTCTACCAAAAAACATGCTAATATACCTACTAGAAATGTAATTTTACAATGACGATATGTACAAGAAGGGATGTTACGTGACCTTTTAAACAGTGGTAAATGTCGTGAGCTTATTCGTATGAGTGAGAGAGCTTATATGACATTGTGCAATATCTTAAAGCATGATGGTGGTCTTCAAGCTACTCACCGAATGTCCGTTGAAGAGCAAGTTGCAAGATTTTTGCATATTATAGGTAATGACATGAGAAATAGGTTAGCCTCTTGGATATACCGCCGTTCTAGATCAACAACCAGTTGTTGCTTCCATAGAGTTCTGTGAGCGATTGTATCGTTAGAAAGTCATTATATACAACTACCTAAAGGTGATATTGTCCCGAAAGAAATTCAAGAGAAAAAGAGATTTTATCCTTTTTCAGGGATTGCATAGGGCCAATTGATGGAACACATGTTCGTGTTAAAGTACCAAACAAAGATGCCGCTAGATATTGTGGTCGTAAAGGATACCCGACAATAAATGTATTGGCAGCTTGTACATTTGACTTGAAGTTTACATATGTTCTAACTGGTTGGGAGGGGACTGTATCAGACTCAAGAATAATAAAGAATGCATTTAGTAGAAGTGATAAACTAGTAATTCCAACGGGTAATTTTTCAAACCAGTTTTAATTAattgttatattattttagaaTATACTAATTATAGGTAGATTTTGTTTACAAGATGCGGGTTTGCCTCATACAAGCTCACTAATGACACCATATAGAGGCGTTAGGTATCACTTGAAAGAGTACTCCACCCGTGCCCCCGAGAACTCAAAGGAGTTGTTCAACCTTCGTCATGCATCATTACGTAACGTAGTTGAACGAGCATTTGGTGTCCTAAAAAAAAGGTTTCTTATCATTAGAAGTACAGCAGAACCATTTTACTCTTGTCAAACACAGTCAGACATCTTTTTGGTATGTTGCATTCTACACAACTTTTTACTAGAGGAAGATCATGACAAAGATCTTGAAGATGAAGTCTTACATGAGGTGTTAAATGAACTAGTAGAGGAAGAACGTCATAGTACTATAGGCATGTGTGAGGGTAGTACTGAAGCAGACCAATTAAGGAACTCAATTGCAAATCAAATGTGGACTAACTATTTGATGTTACAAGAAGATGAAATAGATATGTCAAATTAGTTTTAGAATAGTACATTATAGTAGTTCATTTTGACATTGTATTGATGATTGGTGTTTGAAATTATTTATGTTATTTGGTTTTtgtattattaaatattattacatTTACCAATTGCAAGTTTTTAATTGTTTTAACAATGTATTCTTGTTGAAATTGTATTATTATTAACTATTATTACATTTGCAGATTGCAATTCATCATGAGCAAACATGACGTTAGTGAAAATACCAGTGAAAAAGATGGACGGAAACTATGGATAATGCATTCATACAGTCCATGATAACGCATGAGATCAATGGTTATAGGATTGGCGGAATTTTACTCCACAAGCATACAAAAATATGGTTGCGCAGCTTAGCACAAATCTTCAAATGACTTCTACTAAAGCTCATTTGAAGAATCGTTTAAAGACGTTGAAACACCGTTTTTCTGACTGGTATGATATGTTTCAGGGAACGTCATTAAGTGGGTTCTCATGGAATCCTTAAACTCAACTAATTGAAGCAGAGGATGAAGTCTGGCAAGAATTAATAGACGTAAGTGCTTTAATTATTTACTAGAATATTTAGATTATTGTCTGTAATACTAAttattttgattttgttaaatAGTCAAAGCCAAAAGCTGCAGCGTTGAAGACAAAGTGTGAAAGGTGAGAAATCAACCTCATAATGTTTGAGGTTTGGGAGTATTCTATTTATACAGAGATTGTACAGTAATCTCTCCTTTGATTTAGGAGAGTCAATGACAAATACAAGGTAATGAGATAATTACGAGGAAATACATTAAATACAAATAAATTACAATTATTTCCTAATACCCCCTTCAATCGAAATGGTGGCGGTCCAAGACAAAGCATCTTGCGAAATTCAACAAACTGCGTGCGCGGGAGACTCTTGGTGAAAATGTCAGCCACCTGAAGATTGGTTGGAACAAACTTGGTATAAAGTTTGCCAGAGTTGACTAACTCACGAATAAAATGATAGTCCAGGTCAATGTGCTTAGCACGTTTGTGTGAGACGGGATTTTGCGTCATAAACAAGGCACTCTTGTTATCACATAACAATGTAGGACGATCCGGTGGTAAAGCATGCAATTCTCGTAAGAGGTGAGTTAGCCATACTAGTTCAGCAGCGGTGTTTGCCATGGCACGATATTCCGATTCACAACTGGATCTGGAGATAGTAGGCTGCTTCTTAGCACTCCAGGATACAAGATTACCTCCCAAAAAAATGGAATAGCCATATGTGGAGCGTCGTGTATCAAGACAGCGTGCCCAGTCAGCATCAGAGTAGCCAATGATAGATGGTTGAGTGGAACGATTGTAAGTAAGCCCGAAGGATAGTGTGCCTTTGACATAACGTAATAGTCGTTTCACAGCTCGAAAATGGTCAACTGTGGGACTATGAAGAAACTAAGAGAGCTGATTCACCGCATAAGATAAGTCCGGTCGGGTAATAGTCAAGTATTGTAAGGCACCGACTAAGGAGCGATATAGAGTGGGATCTGAATGAGACACACCAGCAACGGTGAATGACTCATGGGGTGAAAGAGGAGTGTCAACATGTTTAGAGTCATACATATTTGCCCGAAGAAGGATATCCTTAGCATACTTAGCTTGTGTAAGGAAGATACTAGTAGTGGTTTTAATGACCTCTAAACCCAAGAAATAGTTTAGATCCCCAAGATCTTTAATGGCAAACTCGTTGTGCAGACGAGAAACAAAGGTGCGAATGATGCTTTCATCGTTGCCTGTAAGAATAAGGTCGTCAACATAGACCAGAAGATACATGATATGAGAGTCTTTTCGTAGAACGAAGAGAGATGTATCTGCACGACTGCAAGTGAACCCATATGATAAAAGGAATGTGCTCAATCGTTGAAACCAAGCACGGGGAGCCTGCTTGAGTCCGTAAAGAGCCTTGGATAGTTTGCAAACATGGTGTGGAAATTGAGTGTTTGCAAAACCAGGCGGTTGCTCCATGAAGACTGTTTCATTCAAATTCCCATTTAGAAATGCATTTTTAACATCAAGCTGATGCAATTTCCAGTTGTTAGAACCGCAAGAGATAAGACAATTCGGACAGTAGATGCCTTAACGACGGGACTAAACGTATGAGAATAATCTAATCCTGGAATTTGAGTAAAACCTTGAGCTACTAATCGGGCTTTGTAGCGCTCAATGGACCCATCAACGTGGTACTTGACACGAAACACCCATTTGGAGCCGACAACATTCGTGGATGTAGGTCGTGGAACTAGTGTCCACGTATTGTTTTGTTTTAAAGCCTCAATTTCGTCCACCATGGCTGCCATCCATTTCAGGTCTTTGGATGCCGATTTGAAACCTCTTGGTTCGACAACTGATGATAAAGCAACATGTAGAGCATGCGATTTTAAAGCAGCAAAATCTGCTTGATACTTGGGCTTAAAAATTCCGGCCTTTGCTCGTGTTGTCATAGGATGAAAGTTAGAGGTGGAGGTGTCTGGTACAGTGGAGGTGGAGTTGTTTGGTGGAGAAGTAGGCGAGGAAGGTTGGAAGTGGGCTGTTGTGGGGCCGAGGTTTGGTGGGTTGGTTGGGTGAATAATCGGGTTGGTTTGTGGGTTTGTTGGTGGATCAGGTGGTGCCTGTGTGGTGATGGGTGCGTTTGGTGTGGGTTTGTTGGTGGGCCGAGGTTTGGTGGGTCGGTTGGGTGAATAATCGGGTTGGTTTATAGGTTGGTTGGTGGGTCAGGTGGTGCGTTTGGTGGGGTTATTGGTGTAGTTGGTGATGGGTCGCAAAGtgggcagggcgcatttgggccAGAGTTTGTAGATGGGCTAGGAGGTGATGTAAGTGATTTGGGTGAGGTAGTTATATTTTGAGACTGTAGGTGATTTTGAGACAAAGGTAGCTCTTCACAAAATGTTGTAAGCACCAAGTTTTGGGGATACAAGTTGGCAGTAGTGTTTTTAAATGGGTAGGAAGACTCATTGAAGCGAGCATGACGAGAGATAAAGATCCGATTGGTAGAGGGATCCAGGCAACGAAAGCCCTTATGAGAAGGACTGTAGCCAATAAAAATGCATGGGAGGCTCCTTGGTTCAAGCTTATGCTTAGCATAGTCTCGTAGGTATGGGAATACTTGACATCCATAGACCCAAAAATTAGAATAATTAGGCACCTGTCCGAATAAAACCTCAAAAGGAGATTTATTGTCGAGTAGAGGTGATGGCACTCGATTAATAATGTAGGTAGCCGAAGTAAAGGCGTCTACCCAATATTGAGCTGGAACATGAGCATTAAACAGCATGGCAAGACCTGTTTCAACAATATGACGATGTTTCTTTTCTGCACGCCCATTTTGTTGGGGCGTGTATGGACATGAATACCTGTGAAAAGTTCCATTTTCTTCAAAAATTTGTTGAACTGTATGATTCACAAATTCGGTCCCACCATCACTCTGAAAGGTCTTTATTTTTctcgagcattgatgttgaacaaGTTTGATAAATGCGGATAAAACCGCGTAAAAACCTGTTTTTGTTTTGAGTGGATAAAACCACGTAAACCGGGAAAAATCATCAATAAAAATAACATAGTAGCGAAAACCATCTTTAGAAGTAATAGGTGATGGACCCCACAAGTCACAATGAATCAAATTCAAAGGAAAAGAAGCACGTTTTTCATTCAAACTTAAAGGTAAACGATGACCTTTTGCAAGTTGGCACGAAGTGCAAATATCCGGTTTAGGTAATAAAGAGGTAACAGACAAAACACCACATTTATTCAAAATGGAAATAACATCAAAAGAAATATGCCCTAAACGAGCATGCCAAAGTTCATAAGAGGCTTTATTCGAAACATTACCAACAAAGGCTTGTGGTCCATTCTTGAGCACATAGAGTCCATCAATGCATGTCCCACGAGCAAGAACCTGTTTAGTTTTCCGATCCTGAATATCGAAGTAGTGTTGAGAAAACAATACATCAACTGGGTGTTCTGCAGTTAACTTGCTAATGGATAATAACTTTTTAGTGAGATGTGGGACAACAAGTACATTATTGAGATGAATATTTTTGCACAATTTATAGGTTCCTGTGTGAGTGATGGGAAGTTGTTTTCCATTGCCAAAAATAACTTTAGCATTACCTTTGTATGGAGCCGAATGATGAAGGCACTCCGTGGCTGGAGCCATGTGATCAGAGGCGCCCGAATCGCCTGTCCAGTCTGGAGAATCATTTGTAACATGGCACTTAGCATGGAAAGCCTTGGCTAAGGATTCATCCGAAGTTGGTGCTTGACTAGCAAAGGTATGCAGGTTTGGGCAAGCAGAGGCATAATGGTCGTTTGTACGACATAGTTGACAATGAGGAAGGCGATGCGTGTTGCCACGGCCCCTGCCAGAAGAACCTCTGGAAGAAATACCACGAGCGGAACCACGACCCCGATTTGGCGTTGGAGAGTCACATCGTTGTTGAGCGTGAAACGCAGCAGGGGGTGCGGTAGTACCATGAATGGACTGAAGAAATAATTCGTGACTTTCTGCCTGAACAACAAGATCACGAAACGAAGGGGCTGGTTTTGTGGCACGAATGGCTGTAGAGAAGACCTCATAGGAGGGGCCAAGACCACAGAGGAACCAATGTAGTTTATCAATATCAGCAACGGGATGCCCAATGGCAGTAAGCTGTTCACAGAGAAGGCGAAAGCGACGTGAAAAAACCGTAATAGAGGACGCACCTTTGGTGAGTTGCCTGAGAGAATCCCGAAGAGATTGAACACGTTCAACAGAGGCATTGCTATAGGCGTTTTCAAGAGCACACCAGATCTGTCTCGCACTGGATAAACCGAGAACCTCCGCTGCGGCTTCTTCGGTTAAGGCGGAGAGAATTAGAAGAGAAGCTTTACGGTCAGCCTGAACCCAGGAAGTATATTGCGGGTT
This genomic stretch from Helianthus annuus cultivar XRQ/B chromosome 8, HanXRQr2.0-SUNRISE, whole genome shotgun sequence harbors:
- the LOC110869598 gene encoding uncharacterized protein LOC110869598 gives rise to the protein MLRDLLNSGKCRELIRMSERAYMTLCNILKHDGGLQATHRMSVEEQVARFLHIIGNDMRNRDCIGPIDGTHVRVKVPNKDAARYCGRKGYPTINVLAACTFDLKFTYVLTGWEGTVSDSRIIKNAFSRSDKLVIPTGRFCLQDAGLPHTSSLMTPYRGVRYHLKEYSTRAPENSKELFNLRHASLRNVVERAFGVLKKRFLIIRSTAEPFYSCQTQSDIFLVCCILHNFLLEEDHDKDLEDEVLHEVLNELVEEERHSTIGMCEGSTEADQLRNSIANQMWTNYLMLQEDEIDMSN